One region of Termitidicoccus mucosus genomic DNA includes:
- a CDS encoding MFS transporter, protein MPDPVNNKSQPHQTAPEDRVPVAQKLAYGGGAFADNTMQNGINTMANPVFNMTLAVDPGMVSTALALPRLWDAIVDPFVGSASDNARTRWGRRKPFIVTGSILCGLLFALVWMVPHGWSQWGYFSHFLAMSLLFYTAYAVFAMAFGALGMEMSPDYHERTRVMAYKTFFGSVSGISTAWMLWLSQRPCFSDTLDGMRWVGAGIGLTIALLGILPALFIKERAQAAVTRQKKLPLIKSLKEAVGVKPFRQLLYSVALMAVGIFMVNSLGYYINIYYVHGGDMRAASAVQGWSGSTYCLSSMAALPLITWASTRFGKRRTLAAALCFPLAGTLLKWVCYNPAYPYLQLVPVLLMGSGMAALWTLLGSMVADVCDVDEFEHGVRREATLNAVFAWAFKFGLTLALLLSGFAVAFSGFKAELGGGQAAEALVIMRLLYMLVPATALALTIFIVLRFPIDEKDAYAIRTKLEARRAQPRDLSQATN, encoded by the coding sequence ATGCCCGACCCCGTGAACAACAAAAGCCAGCCGCACCAAACTGCGCCGGAGGACCGGGTGCCCGTCGCGCAGAAGCTCGCCTACGGTGGCGGGGCCTTCGCCGACAACACCATGCAGAACGGCATCAACACCATGGCCAACCCGGTGTTCAACATGACGCTCGCGGTTGACCCCGGCATGGTCAGCACCGCGCTCGCGCTGCCCCGGTTGTGGGACGCCATCGTGGACCCGTTTGTCGGCAGTGCCTCGGACAATGCCCGCACCCGCTGGGGCCGGCGCAAGCCGTTTATCGTCACCGGCTCGATCCTGTGCGGATTATTGTTCGCGCTGGTCTGGATGGTGCCACACGGCTGGTCGCAATGGGGATATTTTTCCCATTTCCTGGCCATGTCGCTGTTGTTCTACACCGCCTACGCCGTCTTCGCCATGGCCTTCGGCGCGCTGGGCATGGAAATGAGCCCCGACTACCACGAGCGCACGCGCGTCATGGCCTACAAGACCTTCTTCGGCTCGGTCTCCGGCATCTCGACGGCCTGGATGCTCTGGCTCTCGCAGCGCCCGTGCTTTTCCGACACGCTCGACGGCATGCGCTGGGTCGGCGCCGGCATCGGTCTGACCATCGCGCTCCTCGGCATTCTGCCGGCTTTGTTTATCAAGGAGCGTGCGCAGGCCGCCGTCACGCGCCAGAAAAAACTGCCCCTTATAAAAAGCCTGAAAGAGGCCGTCGGCGTGAAACCCTTCCGGCAGCTGCTGTATTCAGTGGCGCTGATGGCCGTCGGCATATTCATGGTGAACAGCCTGGGCTATTATATAAACATTTATTATGTCCACGGCGGCGACATGCGGGCCGCGTCCGCGGTGCAGGGCTGGTCCGGCTCGACCTACTGCCTGAGCAGCATGGCCGCGCTGCCGCTCATCACCTGGGCGTCAACCCGCTTCGGCAAACGCCGCACGCTCGCCGCCGCCCTGTGTTTCCCGCTGGCCGGCACCCTGCTCAAGTGGGTTTGCTACAACCCGGCTTATCCCTACCTCCAGCTCGTCCCCGTGCTCCTGATGGGCTCCGGCATGGCCGCCCTCTGGACCCTGCTCGGCTCGATGGTCGCCGATGTCTGCGACGTGGACGAGTTCGAGCACGGCGTCCGCCGCGAGGCCACGTTGAACGCGGTGTTCGCCTGGGCCTTCAAGTTCGGGCTGACGCTGGCGCTGCTGCTGTCGGGCTTCGCGGTCGCGTTCTCCGGCTTCAAGGCGGAGCTGGGCGGCGGCCAGGCGGCGGAGGCGCTCGTCATCATGCGCCTGCTGTATATGCTCGTCCCCGCCACCGCGCTGGCGCTCACGATCTTCATCGTGCTGCGCTTCCCGATTGATGAAAAGGACGCCTACGCTATCCGCACCAAACTGGAGGCACGCCGCGCTCAACCCCGAGACCTAAGCCAAGCCACCAATTAA